In Camelina sativa cultivar DH55 chromosome 16, Cs, whole genome shotgun sequence, a single window of DNA contains:
- the LOC104750115 gene encoding chaperone protein dnaJ 39-like isoform X2, protein MRSRSDSKEDVGEDELRRRNPYEVLGIPTNSTDQEIKSAYRRMALRYHPDKNPNDPVAADMFEEITFAYEVLSDPENRRQYDTTGSEAPGPENEDLELDLSSLGAVNTIFAALFNKLGVQIKTTVSANLLEEALNGTVTTLPLTVGQVVSRKVEKQSAHFYSVTLTEEEAEAGLICKVQSSAKNKFKLLYFDQEENGGLRLALQEDSRKTGKLSTAGLYFFGFPVYRFDHRVNSRALSRDPETGFFKRLDAFQPFEITELKPGSHVFAVYGDNFFKSVSYTLEIFSSAPFENEKEDLRSTEAHIVSKRTELLKFESEYHEVFAQFTEMASKCTGEVQEIDELLKRRNEICAAYTIFPPTKQSSSKSRSWSKGKSKKKSSLLMEPREEGEVAVREEDGVKKKKWYNIQLRQDKKKT, encoded by the exons ATGAGATCGAGATCGGATAGTAAAGAAGACGTCGGAGAAGATGAACTCCGACGACGAAACCCTTATGAAGTCCTTGGCATACCTACCAATTCGACTGATCAAGAGATCAAAAGTGCTTATCGAAGAATGGCTCTCAG gtACCATCCTGATAAGAATCCAAACGACCCGGTTGCAGCGGATATGTTTGAGGAGATTACATTTGCTTATGAGGTCTTGTCTGATCCGGAGAATCGCCGTCAATATGATACTACTGGCTCTGAG GCTCCTGGTCCGGAAAATGAAGATCTTGAGCTTGATCTATCAAGCTTAGGAGCTGTTAATACTATATTCGCCGCGCTGTTCAA TAAGCTTGGAGTGCAAATCAAGACAACTGTCTCAGCAAATTTATTGGAGGAAGCGCTGAATGGTACAGTTACTACTTTGCCTCTTACTGTTGGGCAAGTTGTTTCCAGGAAG GTTGAAAAACAATCGGCTCACTTTTATTCTGTTACgttaacagaagaagaagccgaGGCCGGATTGATATGTAAAGTGCAGTCATCTGCTAAGAACAAATTCAAG TTACTTTACTTTGATCAAGAAGAGAATGGAGGACTGAGATTGGCCCTACAG GAAGACAGCAGGAAAACAGGAAAGCTCTCAACTGCAGGGTTATACTTTTTCGGTTTTCCTGTTTACCGTTTCGATCACAGGGTTAATTCA AGGGCTCTCTCAAGGGATCCAGAGACCGGATTTTTCAAAAGGCTCGATGCATTCCAACCGTTTGAGATCACTGAACTGAAACCTGGATCTCATGTATTTGCTGTTTACg GtgacaattttttcaaaagtgtGAGCTACACTCTAGAAATATTCTCATCTGCTCCATTCGAAAATGAGAAAGAGGATCTCCGGTCCACTGAAGCACATATAGTCTCGAAAAGAACTGAGCTATTGAAGTTTGAATCTGAATATCACGAGGTCTTTGCACAGTTCACAGAGATGGCTAGTAAATGCACAGGGGAAGTACAagag atCGATGAGCTTCTCAAGAGGAGGAACGAGATATGTGCGGCGTACACAATCTTTCCACCGACGAAGCAAAGTTCAAGCAAGAGCAGAAGCTGGAGCAAGGGAAAGAGCAAGAAAAAGAGCAGTCTTTTAATGGAAcctagagaagaaggagaagtcgCAGTTAGGGAAGAAGatggagtgaagaagaagaaatggtaTAATATTCAGCTGAGgcaagacaagaaaaaaacctGA
- the LOC104750115 gene encoding chaperone protein dnaJ 39-like isoform X1 translates to MELPLSLSRRLLGFWINKPQLTRLESFSPLAGEDPQILLLRNLKQRFLFFFLKTKSLTMRSRSDSKEDVGEDELRRRNPYEVLGIPTNSTDQEIKSAYRRMALRYHPDKNPNDPVAADMFEEITFAYEVLSDPENRRQYDTTGSEAPGPENEDLELDLSSLGAVNTIFAALFNKLGVQIKTTVSANLLEEALNGTVTTLPLTVGQVVSRKVEKQSAHFYSVTLTEEEAEAGLICKVQSSAKNKFKLLYFDQEENGGLRLALQEDSRKTGKLSTAGLYFFGFPVYRFDHRVNSRALSRDPETGFFKRLDAFQPFEITELKPGSHVFAVYGDNFFKSVSYTLEIFSSAPFENEKEDLRSTEAHIVSKRTELLKFESEYHEVFAQFTEMASKCTGEVQEIDELLKRRNEICAAYTIFPPTKQSSSKNRSWSKGKSKKKSSLLMEPREEGEVAVREEDGVKKKKWYNIQLRQDKKKT, encoded by the exons ATGGAGCtgcctctgtctctgtctcgTCGTCTCCTAGGGTTTTGGATTAACAAACCACAATTAACGAGGCTTGAATCATTCTCCCCACTTGCTGGCGAAGATCCCCAGATTTTGCTCCTTCGGAATTTAAAGcaacgatttttgttttttttcttaaaaacaaaatctttaacaATGAGATCGAGATCGGATAGTAAAGAAGACGTCGGAGAAGATGAACTCCGACGACGAAACCCTTATGAAGTCCTTGGCATACCTACCAATTCGACTGATCAAGAGATCAAAAGTGCTTATCGAAGAATGGCTCTCAG gtACCATCCTGATAAGAATCCAAACGACCCGGTTGCAGCGGATATGTTTGAGGAGATTACATTTGCTTATGAGGTCTTGTCTGATCCGGAGAATCGCCGTCAATATGATACTACTGGCTCTGAG GCTCCTGGTCCGGAAAATGAAGATCTTGAGCTTGATCTATCAAGCTTAGGAGCTGTTAATACTATATTCGCCGCGCTGTTCAA TAAGCTTGGAGTGCAAATCAAGACAACTGTCTCAGCAAATTTATTGGAGGAAGCGCTGAATGGTACAGTTACTACTTTGCCTCTTACTGTTGGGCAAGTTGTTTCCAGGAAG GTTGAAAAACAATCGGCTCACTTTTATTCTGTTACgttaacagaagaagaagccgaGGCCGGATTGATATGTAAAGTGCAGTCATCTGCTAAGAACAAATTCAAG TTACTTTACTTTGATCAAGAAGAGAATGGAGGACTGAGATTGGCCCTACAG GAAGACAGCAGGAAAACAGGAAAGCTCTCAACTGCAGGGTTATACTTTTTCGGTTTTCCTGTTTACCGTTTCGATCACAGGGTTAATTCA AGGGCTCTCTCAAGGGATCCAGAGACCGGATTTTTCAAAAGGCTCGATGCATTCCAACCGTTTGAGATCACTGAACTGAAACCTGGATCTCATGTATTTGCTGTTTACg GtgacaattttttcaaaagtgtGAGCTACACTCTAGAAATATTCTCATCTGCTCCATTCGAAAATGAGAAAGAGGATCTCCGGTCCACTGAAGCACATATAGTCTCGAAAAGAACTGAGCTATTGAAGTTTGAATCTGAATATCACGAGGTCTTTGCACAGTTCACAGAGATGGCTAGTAAATGCACAGGGGAAGTACAagag atCGATGAGCTTCTCAAGAGGAGGAACGAGATATGTGCGGCGTACACAATCTTTCCACCTACAAAGCAAAGTTCAAGCAAAAACAGAAGCTGGAGCAAGGGAAAGAGCAAGAAAAAGAGCAGTCTTTTAATGGAAcctagagaagaaggagaagtcgCAGTTAGGGAAGAAGatggagtgaagaagaagaaatg gtaTAATATTCAGCTGAGgcaagacaagaaaaaaacctGA